In Amycolatopsis sulphurea, one genomic interval encodes:
- a CDS encoding histidine phosphatase family protein codes for MSTVILLRHGKSTANGSGVLAGRTPKVGLDDTGRAQAAALPARLAGVPVAELVVSPMLRCKQTVGPLAGQLGLAKVVEAGLSEVDYGEWTGRELKTLAKEPLWRVVQAHPSAAVFPGGEGLAAMQARAVAAIRAHDARITAGHGAHAVWVACSHGDVIKAILADALGQHLDAFQRIVVDPASVSVVRYTETRPFVLRMNDNGGDLAGVAPPPPKKGRRAKKSGSDAEVGGSTGR; via the coding sequence GTGAGTACGGTCATCTTGCTCCGCCACGGGAAGTCCACCGCGAACGGTTCCGGCGTGCTCGCCGGGCGTACGCCGAAGGTGGGCTTGGACGACACCGGCCGGGCCCAGGCCGCCGCGCTGCCCGCCCGGCTGGCCGGTGTGCCGGTGGCCGAGCTGGTGGTGTCGCCGATGCTGCGCTGCAAGCAGACCGTCGGGCCGCTGGCCGGGCAGCTGGGGCTGGCCAAGGTGGTGGAAGCCGGGCTGTCCGAAGTGGACTACGGCGAGTGGACCGGGCGCGAGCTGAAGACGCTGGCGAAGGAACCGCTGTGGCGGGTCGTGCAGGCGCATCCCTCGGCCGCGGTCTTCCCGGGCGGGGAGGGGCTGGCCGCCATGCAGGCGCGCGCGGTGGCCGCGATCCGGGCGCACGACGCGCGGATCACCGCCGGGCACGGTGCGCACGCGGTGTGGGTGGCGTGCAGCCACGGTGACGTGATCAAGGCGATTCTCGCCGACGCGCTGGGGCAGCACCTCGACGCGTTCCAGCGGATCGTGGTGGACCCGGCGTCGGTGTCGGTGGTGCGCTACACCGAGACCCGCCCGTTCGTGCTGCGGATGAACGACAACGGCGGTGACCTGGCCGGGGTGGCGCCTCCGCCGCCGAAGAAGGGCAGGCGCGCGAAGAAGTCCGGCAGCGACGCGGAGGTGGGCGGCAGCACCGGGCGGTGA